The nucleotide window GCATGCGGATCTCGTCGGGCGTCTCGCCCGCGAGATCTACGGCCAGGGGCAGGCCGCGAGCGCGCCCCTGACCCCTAACCTGCCGCAGACCCCGCAGGCACCGCAGGCCCTGGAGAATCTTCCCCAGGGCTTCGGCCACCCGCTGGCGCCCAAGGCGGATCTCGGTACGCCGTCGATCCCCTCGGGTTCCGCGCCCTCGGGATTGCAGCCCGACGCGTCGGCCCTCGCCGCCCGCTCCTTCGGTGCCCCGCCCGTCGGTCTTCCGGGCCTGACCGGGCCGGGCTTCGCCCAGCCCTCGGCTTTCCCCTCGGTCCATCCCGAGGCGCAGGCTCCCCGTGGCGGCCTGCCGGAATTCTTCGTGCCGAGCGTCGACGACGTGGCCGCCTTCCTTCCGGGGGGACGCGACCTCCACGCGACGATCGCCAAGGACCACCCGCGCGCCAATGCCTTCGCGCACGGGTTCGCCCCATCGCTGGTGCCCTCCGCCCCGACGCCCTCCGCCCCGACCGCTCGGGGTTCTCATGCGTCGCACGACGTGTCGCAGGAATCCCATGGGCGCCCCGGCCGGGTCACCGCGCCAACCGGGAAGCCCGGCTCGGCCGATTCCTACGCCACGGACGAGTATTACTTCCTCGCGGATCGCAGCCGCTCTGGCAGCACCGCGCCCGCGCAGGTGAAGACCCGCGAGAACCAGGGACGCGGAGAATCCGCTCGCCTTCCCACCGGCCAGGGCTCTAGCCCGGTAGCCGCGCCGTTCGACGTGGAGCGGGTGCGCCGCGACTTCCCGGCGCTCCACCAGAGCGTCAACGGCCATCCGCTGGTCTGGCTCGACAACGCCGCCACCACCCACAAGCCGCAGAGCGTGATCGACGCGACGTCCGAGTTCTATGCCCGGCACAACTCGAACATCCACCGGGCCGCGCATACCCTGGCGGCGCGCTCGACGGACCTGTTCGAGGGCGGTCGCGAGAAGGTGCGGCGCTTCATCAACGCACCGTCGAAGGACGACATCGTCTTCCTGCGCGGCACCACCGAGGCGATCAACCTCGTCGCCAATTCCTACGGCCGCGCCAATATCGGTCCGGGCGACGAGATCATCGTCAGCCAGATCGAGCACCACGCCAACATCGTACCCTGGCAGCTCCTGACCCAGGCCACGGGGGCGACCCTGCGGGTGATCCCGGTCAACGACCGGGGCGAGCTCATCTTCGAGCAGTTCGCCGCCCTGCTCTCGGGCCGCACCAAGATCGTGTCGGTGACCCATGTCGCCAACGCGCTCGGCACCATCAACCCGGTCGCGGAGATCATCGCCCTCAGCCATGCCTACGGCGTGCCTGTGCTGGTGGATGCGGCCCAATCCTCGCCGCACATCCCCCTCGACGTGCAGGCGCTGGATGCCGACTTCCTCGTCTTCTCCGGCCACAAGGTGTTCGGCCCGACCGGGATCGGCGCCCTCTACGGCAAGAAGCACCTGCTGGAGGCGATGCCCCCCTGGCAGGGCGGCGGCCACATGATCGAGGACGTCACCTTCGCGCATACCGTCTACAAGGGAGCGCCGGAGAAGTTCGAGGCCGGCACCCCGGACATCGCCGGCGCGGTCGGACTCGGTGCGGCCCTCGACTACCTCGAGAGCGTCGGCCTGCCCGGAATCGCGGCCTACGAGCACGACCTGCTCGACTACGCGCAACACGGACTCGCCGAGGTGAAGGGCCTTCGCCTCATCGGCACGGCCCGGCAGAAGGCCAGCGTGATGTCCTTCGTGATCGATGGACATGAGAACGAGGCGGTGGCCAAGCACCTCGACGCTAGCGGCATCGCGGTGCGCTCGGGCCACCATTGCGCCCTCCCGGCCCTGCGCCGCTTCGGCGTCGATCAGTCGGTCCGCGCCTCGCTCGCCTTCTACAACACCCGGGCGGAGGTGGACGTGTTCCTCAAGGCGCTGCACGCCCTGCCGCGCCGGTAATTCCCGGCGACGCCTGCAGGACGATCATCTCGACCAGACCTCGATGGGCTCGCCCCATCGAGGTCTGAACGCATTTGGGGTGGGATCAGGCGGAGCGCTCGCGGGTGAAGCGATGGAGCAGCATCCCCGCCAGCATCGCCGCCACGAACCCGATGACCTGCGGCAGGCCGAGAACCAGGCCGGCCAGCGCAGGGCCGGGGCAGAGACCGACGAGCCCCCAGCCGATGCCGAACAGGGCCGCGCCCCCGATCAGGCTGGCGGTGATCGGACGGTTGTGGGGAATCTCGAACCGCTGTGCGAGAACGGGCTTCCGCATGAGCTTGACGAGGGCGTAGCCCAGGGCCGAGACCGCGACCGCGCCGGCGAGCACGAAGGCGAGTCTCGGGTCCCAGGCTCCCGCGACATCGAGAAATCCGAGCACGCGCGCCGGGTCCATCATGCCCGACAGGGCGAGGCCGAAGCCGAACAGGAGCCCGGCGAGCAACCCCACCGCTGAACGCAGGACATCCATCACCATCCTCCGTGGCGGACGAGGAACACCGTCGCGGCGGCGGTGACCATGAAGGTCGCCACCGCGGCGATGGAGCGGGGCGACAGCCGAGCGAGCCCGCAAACGCCGTGGCCGCTGGTGCATCCCCCGCCGAGGCGCGTCCCGTAGCCGACGAGGAGTCCGCCGAGGACGACGAGGATCCACGGCGCGTCGAGCTGGACGACCGGCCAGGCGCCGAAGGCGAGGCGGAACAGGATCGGCCCGAGGAGCAATCCCGCGAGGAAGGTCCAGCGCCAGAGGACCTCGCGGCTCGGCGGCCGCATCGCCCCGGCGGCGATGCCGCTGATGCCGGCGATGCGGCCGTTGAGGATGAGGAGCAGTGCGGCGGAGGTCCCGATCAGGGCACCTCCGGCGAGGGCCGACAGGTAGGTGTTCATTCAGCGACTCCGGCCCGACTTTATGGGGCTATCCGGAACGGGCCACGGCCATGGCGGACCGAAACGGTCGGCGATGACGCGCCCATCGTCACGAACCGAAAACGGCAATACGGCCACGGTTCGCACTCCCGACGATAGGTCGAATGCCGGAGCGTCACTGTCAATGGGACGCGCCTGCTTCCGACACCGGGCGCTGCGCCGAGCGCTCGTGCAGGATCGCAAGGACGTGAGGCATGGTCGACGTATCGTCATGGCCGGTGCGGCATCTCCTGGCCGGTGCGGCGTCTCCTGGCCGGTGCGGCGTCTCCTGGCCGGTGCGGCGTCTCCTGGCCGGTGCGGCGTCACATGAGGCGGCGGCCGACTGCCTCGATGGCATGTCGAACCGCCGCGCTCGCTCTTCGGGTGGCTGGCCTGACGAAGGCCAGCCACCCGGTCGCCTCGCCTTTCAGGCCGCCCGCACGGTCTCGAGGAAGCGGGTGACTTCGGTCCCGAGATGCTCGGACTGGCGAGACAGTTCGGAGGCTGCCGAGAGAACCTGCGCGGCTGCGGCACCCGTCTCTTCCGAGGCCTGCGCCACGCCGGCGATGTTGCTCGTCACCTCGCCGGTGCCCGACGACGCCTGCGCCACATTGCGGACGATTTCCTGCGTCGCCGCCCCCTGCTGCTCCACGGCCGCCGCGATGGAGGCAGCCACGTCGTTGATCTCGCGGATGCGCGCCGTGATCCCGCCGATGGCCGAGACGGCCTGACCCGTCGCGCCCTGAATCTGGCTGATCTGGCCTCCGATCTCCTCCGTGGCCCGCGCGGTCTGGGCGGCGAGTTCCTTGACCTCGGTGGCCACCACCGCGAAGCCCCGGCCGGCCTCGCCGGCTCGCGCGGCCTCGATGGTGGCGTTGAGCGCCAGCAGGTTGGTCTGGCTCGCGATGTTGGCGATCAGCCCGACCATGTCGCCGATGCGAGACGACGCCTGGCTCAGGGCCTGCACGAGTTGCAGGGTCTGGTCCGCCTCGTGCACCGCCGTCTGCGCCAGGGTCGAGGAGCCGGCAACCTGACGTCCGATCTCCTGGACCGAGGAGCCGAGTTCCTCGGCCGCGGCGGCCACGGTGTGGACGTTGGTCGCGGCTTCTTCCGCTGCGGCGGCCACGGTGGTGGATTGGCTGGCGGTCTCCGTGGCGGTGACGTTCATGCTCTGCGCAGTGGCCTGCAGTTCCGTGGCCGAAGAGGACACCATTTCGACGATGCTGCCCACCGCCCGTTCGAAGCCGTCGGCCAGTTCCACCATCGTCCGTTTGCGTGCGACGGTCGCCGCCTCATCGGCGATGCGCTTGATCTCGGCCTGCTCGGCAGCCTTCGCAGCGACCATGGACTTGATGCCCTCGACCGCGCGACCGACCTCGCCGATCTCGTCGCGGCGTGCCGCTTCCGGGATCTGGGCGTCGATGTTGCCCGAGGCCATGCGCTGGAGCACGCCGACCAGGCCGCCGAGGGGACGGGTGATGCCGAAGATCGAGATGGCGACGGCGGCCACCATTCCACCCAACAACCCGACGGCGCTCAAGATCGTCAGGGCGAGGCGGGTGGAGTCCGTCTGGTCGGTGAGAGCGTCCGAGCGCACCTCCATGTACTTGGCGATGTCTTCGGCCAAGGCGGCCCCTTCCTTCGTCATCGCCCCGAAGGTCGGGTCGATGGACGAGTGCATCAGCGCAATGGCTTCGGCATTCTGATTCAGGACGCCGAGACGGCGAACCTCGTTCACATCCTGCACGAAACGCTTCACGAGGGCAGTCTGCGCGTCGATGCGTGCCGCGAAGGTGGGAGCCTGGTCGCGGAGTTCGGCCAGGACCTTATCCATGTTCGGCAGCGTGGCCTCGAAGCCGGCATCGGCCCTCTTCATCTGATCCGGTTCGGTCTCGGCGATGACGCGGAAGACCCAATAATTCAGCGCATAGATCAGATGATTGGTCCGTCGAACGCTGGCGACGGCCTTGGACTCCTGGCCGATGAGATGACTATAGGCGTCGTCGATCTGGCTCATGCGCGATTGGGCGTACCACACGCAGCCGCCCACGATCGTGGCGATGAACATCAGGACCGCCAACAACTTCGGAAGGATTTTGATTCTGGAGAGGATCTGCATGTGTGCCCGCCTTCAATGCCGCGGCATACTCAATCACATCATGCTTAAATTTTTGGCTAATGCCTCGTTTCCTGCGAATAAAAAGGCTATCGATCGCCGTCTGGCCATTATAGAAATATACACTTCGACAAAACACGAAGTGACATAGATTTTCCGTCAGATATCCCTACGGGATCGAGTATTCGTACTTGTCCGGCGGCGTTCCGCCATCGCGTCGTCCAGTACCCGAGCCACGTGACGCGCATGGATGCCGAGACCGTCATGGATCTGGTGACGGCAGCTGGTCCCGTCGGCCACGACGAGATCATCGGGGCCGGCCTTGCGCAGGGCCGGGAACAGCGAGAGCTCGGCCATGGCCAGGGAGACGTCGATGGTCTCGGCGCCGTAGCCGAAGGCCCCTGCCATGCCGCAGCAGCTCGACTCGATCACCCGCACGTCCAGCCCCGGCACGGCGCGCAAGACCGTCTCCACCGCGCCCATGGCGGCGAAGGCTTTCTGGTGGCAATGGCCGTGGAGATGCGCCACCCGCCCGTGCTGATCGGCCATGGGCAGCGTGATCCGCCCGGCATCGAGGTCCACCGCCAGCAATTCCTCGAACAGGAAGCTCGCCTTGCTCAGCTCCCCCGCCTCCGGGCCGGGGAGCAGGGAGGCGAACTCGTCGCGGAAGGTGAGAAGGCAGGAGGGTTCGAGCCCGACGATCCGCGCGCCGGCCCTCACGAAGGGCAGCAGCGCGGTGAGCGTGCGGCGCGCTTCCTCGCGGGCCCGGTCGGTCTGGCCGGAGGCGAGATAAGTCCGCCCGCAGCAGAGCGGACGCCGCCCGCGATGGGGGACGACCCGGTGCAGCCGGTAACCGGCCGCAATCAGCACGCGCTCGGCCGCCTCCAGGTTCTCGCGCTCGAAGGCGCGGTTGAACGTGTCTCCGAACAGGACGATGTCGCGGACGTCGCCGGCGACGTCCGCGGGATGGGCCGGCTCGCCCTGCTCGACCCAGGGACGGCGCCAGCGCGGCAGGGTGCGCCGCGCCGAGAGTCCGGCGACCCGCTCGGACAGTCTCGCGAGAGCGGGCAGGCGGTCGCGCAGGTTGAGGAGGGGCGCCAGCCACGCCGCCGTGCCGGCATAGAGCGGCAACGCCGCCACCAGCCGCTCCTTCAGCGGCAGGCCGTGGCGGGCATGGTAATGGTGCAGGAACTCGACCTTCATCTTCGCCATGTCGATGCCGGTGGGGCATTCGCGGCGGCAGGCCTTGCACGAGACGCAGAGATCCAGCGTCCGCTTCATCTCGCGGCTGGTGAAGGCGTCGTTGCCGAGCTGACCCGAGATCGCGAGCCGCAGGGTGTTCGCCCTGCCTCGGGTGAGGTGCTGCTCCTCTTTCGTGACGCGATAGGACGGGCACATCGCCCCGCCGGCGAGCTTCCGGCAGGTGCCGTTGTTGTTGCACATCTCGACGGCGCCGCCGAACCCGCCCCATTCCGACCAGTCGAGGGCGGTCGTCTTCGGCTGGCTCACGGCGTAGCCCGGCTGGAACCGCATCAATGAGCGGTCGTCCATCTTCAGCGGCCGGACGATCTTGCCGGGATTGAGCCGGTTCTCCGGGTCGAACCCGTCCTTGACCTGCTCGAAGGCGCGGGTCAGGCGCTCCCCGAACATCGGCGCGATGTATTCCGAGCGCGAGATGCCGTCGCCGTGCTCGCCCGAATACGAGCCCTTGAAGCGGCGGACCTGCTCGCTCACGGCCTCGGCGATGGCCCGCATCCTGGCGACGTCGCCGCCCTGCTTCATGTCGAGGATCGGGCGGACGTGGAGGCAGCCGACGGAAGCGTGGGCATACCAGGTGCCGCGCGTGCCGTGGCGGGTGAACACCTCCGTCACCGCGTCGGTATAATCGGCGAGATGCTCCAGCGGCACCGCGCAATCCTCGATGAAGGAGACCGGCTTCGCGTCGCCCTTCATCGACATCATGATGTTGAGGCAGGCCTCGCGCACCTCCCATACCGATTTCTGGCGGACGGGTTCCGGCACCTCGACCACCGCACCGGCAAAGCCGTGATCGGCC belongs to Methylobacterium sp. 77 and includes:
- a CDS encoding DUF6691 family protein; translation: MDVLRSAVGLLAGLLFGFGLALSGMMDPARVLGFLDVAGAWDPRLAFVLAGAVAVSALGYALVKLMRKPVLAQRFEIPHNRPITASLIGGAALFGIGWGLVGLCPGPALAGLVLGLPQVIGFVAAMLAGMLLHRFTRERSA
- a CDS encoding family 2A encapsulin nanocompartment cargo protein cysteine desulfurase translates to MTTPSAPGLPTGLFGDTAHADLVGRLAREIYGQGQAASAPLTPNLPQTPQAPQALENLPQGFGHPLAPKADLGTPSIPSGSAPSGLQPDASALAARSFGAPPVGLPGLTGPGFAQPSAFPSVHPEAQAPRGGLPEFFVPSVDDVAAFLPGGRDLHATIAKDHPRANAFAHGFAPSLVPSAPTPSAPTARGSHASHDVSQESHGRPGRVTAPTGKPGSADSYATDEYYFLADRSRSGSTAPAQVKTRENQGRGESARLPTGQGSSPVAAPFDVERVRRDFPALHQSVNGHPLVWLDNAATTHKPQSVIDATSEFYARHNSNIHRAAHTLAARSTDLFEGGREKVRRFINAPSKDDIVFLRGTTEAINLVANSYGRANIGPGDEIIVSQIEHHANIVPWQLLTQATGATLRVIPVNDRGELIFEQFAALLSGRTKIVSVTHVANALGTINPVAEIIALSHAYGVPVLVDAAQSSPHIPLDVQALDADFLVFSGHKVFGPTGIGALYGKKHLLEAMPPWQGGGHMIEDVTFAHTVYKGAPEKFEAGTPDIAGAVGLGAALDYLESVGLPGIAAYEHDLLDYAQHGLAEVKGLRLIGTARQKASVMSFVIDGHENEAVAKHLDASGIAVRSGHHCALPALRRFGVDQSVRASLAFYNTRAEVDVFLKALHALPRR
- a CDS encoding YeeE/YedE thiosulfate transporter family protein produces the protein MNTYLSALAGGALIGTSAALLLILNGRIAGISGIAAGAMRPPSREVLWRWTFLAGLLLGPILFRLAFGAWPVVQLDAPWILVVLGGLLVGYGTRLGGGCTSGHGVCGLARLSPRSIAAVATFMVTAAATVFLVRHGGW
- a CDS encoding HAMP domain-containing methyl-accepting chemotaxis protein — protein: MQILSRIKILPKLLAVLMFIATIVGGCVWYAQSRMSQIDDAYSHLIGQESKAVASVRRTNHLIYALNYWVFRVIAETEPDQMKRADAGFEATLPNMDKVLAELRDQAPTFAARIDAQTALVKRFVQDVNEVRRLGVLNQNAEAIALMHSSIDPTFGAMTKEGAALAEDIAKYMEVRSDALTDQTDSTRLALTILSAVGLLGGMVAAVAISIFGITRPLGGLVGVLQRMASGNIDAQIPEAARRDEIGEVGRAVEGIKSMVAAKAAEQAEIKRIADEAATVARKRTMVELADGFERAVGSIVEMVSSSATELQATAQSMNVTATETASQSTTVAAAAEEAATNVHTVAAAAEELGSSVQEIGRQVAGSSTLAQTAVHEADQTLQLVQALSQASSRIGDMVGLIANIASQTNLLALNATIEAARAGEAGRGFAVVATEVKELAAQTARATEEIGGQISQIQGATGQAVSAIGGITARIREINDVAASIAAAVEQQGAATQEIVRNVAQASSGTGEVTSNIAGVAQASEETGAAAAQVLSAASELSRQSEHLGTEVTRFLETVRAA
- a CDS encoding FAD-binding and (Fe-S)-binding domain-containing protein, whose amino-acid sequence is MTATAEPATGPNPAGSPAAAGSGPISPRAANRQGAGLPRRLAEALRGEARFDAFTRGRYSNDASIYQIMPAGVVLPRNAADIAATLKIAAEHDVPVILRGGGTSQNGQPIGRGLVVDCSRHFNGIIAYDPERGTITVEPGMVLERLNTRVKADGWFFPVEPSTATRCTIGGMAGNNSCGARSLRFGKMSDNVLSLEALFHDGEPFGFGLTGNEATGVVGSERAGDLAAAMRALADAERDEILRIYPRVQRRVGGYNLDALIEARPNLAHLLVGSEGTLAATTSVTLKLSRLPTHRVMGVCHFPSFRSAMETTKAIVDLDPVAVELVDNNVLVLGADIPLFRATLADITRGRPNCLLLVEFAGDDRDALLRDLERLDTCMADHGFAGAVVEVPEPVRQKSVWEVREACLNIMMSMKGDAKPVSFIEDCAVPLEHLADYTDAVTEVFTRHGTRGTWYAHASVGCLHVRPILDMKQGGDVARMRAIAEAVSEQVRRFKGSYSGEHGDGISRSEYIAPMFGERLTRAFEQVKDGFDPENRLNPGKIVRPLKMDDRSLMRFQPGYAVSQPKTTALDWSEWGGFGGAVEMCNNNGTCRKLAGGAMCPSYRVTKEEQHLTRGRANTLRLAISGQLGNDAFTSREMKRTLDLCVSCKACRRECPTGIDMAKMKVEFLHHYHARHGLPLKERLVAALPLYAGTAAWLAPLLNLRDRLPALARLSERVAGLSARRTLPRWRRPWVEQGEPAHPADVAGDVRDIVLFGDTFNRAFERENLEAAERVLIAAGYRLHRVVPHRGRRPLCCGRTYLASGQTDRAREEARRTLTALLPFVRAGARIVGLEPSCLLTFRDEFASLLPGPEAGELSKASFLFEELLAVDLDAGRITLPMADQHGRVAHLHGHCHQKAFAAMGAVETVLRAVPGLDVRVIESSCCGMAGAFGYGAETIDVSLAMAELSLFPALRKAGPDDLVVADGTSCRHQIHDGLGIHARHVARVLDDAMAERRRTSTNTRSRRDI